AACAATCCGCAGCATACCTTTCCTTCGATCCATGTCGCCGGAACCAATGGTAAAGGTTCGACATGTTCCATGATGGCTTCGATTTTTCAAGCTGCCAAATTGAAAACAGGACTGTACACATCACCGCATATTTTGAATTTTTCCGAGCGAATTCGTGTCAATGGTTCGGAAATTCCTGAAAGCGAAATCATTCATATCACTGAGAAAATGAAGAAGACAATCGATGAACTTCGCTGCACTTTTTTTGAAGCAACGACCGTGATGGCATTCGATTATTTTGCCAATCAGCAAATTGATATCGGAATTATTGAGACCGGTTTAGGTGGCCGTTTAGACGCAACTAACGTAGTTGTGCCGGAAGTGTCGGTTATTACTAACATTGGAATGGATCACACTGAACACTTAGGAACAACTTTGGATGCTATTGCTGGAGAAAAAGCAGGGATTATTAAAGAACAAGTTCCTTGTTTGATCGGGCCGATTGAAGCCGAATTAAAACCTGTTTTTAAAAACATTGCTGATGCACGTCAGTCTCCATTATTTTTTTACGACGATATAGTGCAAGTTACATCCAAAAAATTGACGGATCATGGAAGTTTGGTTGATCTTTATTTCAAAGTGAATAACCATGGATATGCCCTGAATGAATTAGAGATCAATTTAGCCGGACATCATCAAATTCAGAATGCCGTTATGGCCGTAGCTGCGGTGAGGCTGCAGAAAAAATTTGAAGTAAGTGAGTCAGCTATTCGCGAAGGATTGTGTTCCGTCGATTGGAAAGGACGGCTGCAGATCATCCAGCATCAGCCACTGATTATCGCCGATGCGGCCCATAATCCTATGGGGATGCAAAAACTTCGTGAGAGCATTGAAACGATTTATCGCTCGAAATACGATAGAATGATTCTTGTTCTGGGCATGCTGGCCGATAAAGATTTTGAATCGTGTGTGAATGCGATTGCCGGTATCTTTGATACAATTTACACAGTCACACCGAACAGCCCAAGAGCCTTGTCAGCCGAAACTCTAGCGAAGGTGGCCAAGCAACGACACGCACAAGTATTTGTGGGCGGTTCAGTGAACTCGACCGTGGAAAAAATCAAAACCGGCATGACTGATCGGGATCTACTGGTCATTGCCGGTTCACATTTTGTGTTATCGGAAATTTTTTAGTTTTTCTTTCTGTGTTCGCATGCCGGAGAATTAATGCATGAATCTTTGATTTGCAATCGCTCGACCGTGCGTCCTTCTGCAAGTGATTGTACTATTTCTTCCACATCCGTTTCCTTAACCCATCCGTACCACGTAGCATCCGGATAAATGACAACCGTCGGCCCGTGTTCGCATTGATCAAGACAGCCTGATCTGTTCGAACGAACGGTATCTTTTAATCCATGTTTTGTCAACGCCTCTTTGAAAAGTTTTATTAAAGTGCTTTGATTTTCAGGATTGCAACAGCCGCGTGGGTGGCCGTTTTCCCGCGTATTCTGACAAATGAAGATATGATGTTTATATTTAGCCATCAGATCGCGCTCATTTTTTCAACCTGACGTGAAATCATTCCATATTTGATCGCTTCGTCCGTAGTAAACCAATAATCACGATTGGTGTCTTCCTGTACCTGTTTGATTGGTTGACCGGTTTCCTTCGCCAGAATTTCATTGAGTTGCTCGCGCAGGCGAATAATCTGGCGCGCGCTGATTTCAATATCTTTTGTGCTGCCGCGAGCACCGCCCAGAGGCTGATGAATCATAATACGGGAATTAGGCAAAGCGAGCCGGTTTTCTTTTTTCGCGGCGACAAGGATAATGGCCGCGGCACTGGCGGCGAGTCCGCAGACAATCGTCTTGACCGGCGCGTCAATCAGTTTGATCAGGTCATAAATGGCTAGACCATCATCGGCCACGCCACCGGGCGAATTGATATACATTTTAATTTCTTTTTTAGGATCTTGTGCGTTCAGGAAAAGCAGTTGTGTAATAATTCGGCGCGTAACTTTCGGCTCGATCTGCTCGAAGAGAAGAACGATTCGCGATTCAAGAAAATATTCCATCATTTTTTTGCTGAGAGGATCTTCTTTGGCGTCGTCTTTTTCATTTTCCTCTTCGTCGTCATGTAACTTATGCAAAAGTTCATCCTGCAGGTACGAATTCATAAAAGCTCCTTGATATGATAAAACGGTGATAACATTTTATGCATGAATAATATCGATAACGTCCCGGATGGCTTTGTCGAGACCGACGAATAACGCCCGCGCACAAACACTATGGCCGATATTGATTTCTTCAATGGCTTCGATAGACATAATGGGGCGAAGATTGCCGTAATGTAAGCTACCGGACGCACTAATGCCTAAATTTAATTTTGATGCAGCCATCGCAATAGTTTTGAGGTTTTCCAGTTCCTGTTCCATTTTAGCCAGACTGTCGGCCGTCGCATAATGAGCTGTGTACAATTCAACATAATCGACGCCGATTTTAACGGCTGCCTTGATTTGATCCACTGATGGTTCAATCAAAATGTTCGTGACGGCTCCGCCTTGACGCAGTTTATCAACGGCAGTCTGAATGACGCTTTCCTGTCCGAGCAGATTGATCGGACTTGATGGATATCCTGCGTGGATCAGCGTTACCATTTCCGGACGCGCCTGGATTGCTTTGGCAACCATTGCTTCAGACATCGGAATGCGTAAATTAAAATGTGTGTGGATACAATCCCGCAGAATTCTTAAATCCCGCTCTTCCGCTGACGATGGCTTTTCGGATATCGTGTATACAATTCCATCTGTTCCGGCCATTTCGATCATGGCTATGGCATGAATGGGATCCGGTGTCGACTGGTCGCCAAATTCACGCATGCGGACGATGGCATCGATTTCTATTCCCAATCGTTTCAAGTGATGTCGTCTCCATTTTAGTAATAATGACCGAAAAATGTCGTCAATTGTCCGCTGAAATTCAACAGAAATTCACGTCGTCATAGCCATACATTCTCATCAAAGAGCACGAATTTATTCGAAAAGCGGAGGGGCATCGCAATCATGTTCTTCAGCCAGGCGTTCATTTACATACAAATAAGTCGGATCTTCCGGCTTAAGGATCGTTGTGGGTGAACCGGAAGGCTTGCGTTCCTCAGATGCAAAAAATTTTAAATAATGCGGATGATTATAGTTCATCCATTTAACCCATCCGAAAGTCGCTTCCTGATGAACAATTAAAAAAGCAGGACAACGGAATCCGACGTCAACATGTGTTTGTGAAACGGTCTTTTTAACAAAGTTGTTTTCATTGAGAAGTTTGATAAACAGCTCCGTACAATCATTTCCATCGTGCACGAGCGAATGACGAAAACGTTTGACGATTTTTCCTTTGATGATTTCTTCAAACGCTTCGCGGATTTCAGTTTCAGACAGCATGCGCTAGATTTCTATCAGATCGATCGGTAAACGCATCAGGTTTTCGCAACCGTCACTGGTAATACACACGTCATTTTCGATGCGTATGCCAAATTGGTCGGGTAAATATATCCCGGGCTCGATCGTTACGACATTGCCTTCTTCAAGCAAAGTGGTATCCGTTCTTCCCAGAAGAGGTGCTTCGTGAATTTCCAAACCGATGCCGTGGCCAAGGGAGTGTGTGAAATAGTCACCGTATCCCTGTTCGGTAATAATCGAACGTGCAACGCGGTCCACTTCAGCTGTCGGTAATCCCGGTTTTGCAGCCGCTATTGCTTTTTCGACAGCGCTTTTAACAGTACCATAAATACGACGTTGTAAATCGGATGCCCGCCCAACGACCACGGTCCGCGTCATGTCGGCATGATAACCGTTGTAGACGGCGCCGAAATCAAACAATAATACTTCACCGGTCTGAACCTTTGCATTCGTCGGACGTGCGTGCGGCAGAGCGCTTCGCGCGCCGGCGGCAATTATTGTTTCAAACGCTTCTCTTTCACCTCCGAATTGCCGCATCAACCAGACGATACGGCCGGCTATTTCCAATTCCGTCATTCCGGGTTTGATTTCTTTGATGATCGTTTCAAATGTTTTTTCAGTAATAGCAATGGCTTTGCGCAGGCTTTCAATTTCAAAACGATCTTTGATCCGTGCAATCGTTTCAATGGCGTTTTGAGTTGGCAGAAATCGACATGACGGTAGTTTCGAAACTAAATCTGCATGCGATTGAAAACTTATATGCATCGATTCAAACCCAACATGGCTTTTGTCCGGTAAAAATTTACATTCGGATAATTTGTCAAAAATGTTTTGACCAATGCCGGTGATACGGATGTCGGCGTTTTGAACTTGTTGTTTGGATTGTTCGATGTAGCGTCCGTCGGTAAGAAAATGAACGGAAGATCGTCCGATCAAGCACAGTCCGTTCGATCCGGTAAACCCGGTGAGATAATGCACGTGCGGAGGAAAAATGGTCAGAAAGTAAGAGACATTTAATTTCTCGAAACGAGAACGAAGTTTTTCAATACGCTCGGAGTAGTTCATAGGGCAACATCTAAAAAGAACAAATTTTACATATTCAGCAATCGTTCGACAAATTTTGTATCAAAATCACCGCTGACAAAATTAGGATTTC
The nucleotide sequence above comes from bacterium. Encoded proteins:
- a CDS encoding bifunctional folylpolyglutamate synthase/dihydrofolate synthase, with protein sequence MSVKETLKYLYDLQFFGMKLGLENTIKLLKTLNNPQHTFPSIHVAGTNGKGSTCSMMASIFQAAKLKTGLYTSPHILNFSERIRVNGSEIPESEIIHITEKMKKTIDELRCTFFEATTVMAFDYFANQQIDIGIIETGLGGRLDATNVVVPEVSVITNIGMDHTEHLGTTLDAIAGEKAGIIKEQVPCLIGPIEAELKPVFKNIADARQSPLFFYDDIVQVTSKKLTDHGSLVDLYFKVNNHGYALNELEINLAGHHQIQNAVMAVAAVRLQKKFEVSESAIREGLCSVDWKGRLQIIQHQPLIIADAAHNPMGMQKLRESIETIYRSKYDRMILVLGMLADKDFESCVNAIAGIFDTIYTVTPNSPRALSAETLAKVAKQRHAQVFVGGSVNSTVEKIKTGMTDRDLLVIAGSHFVLSEIF
- a CDS encoding ATP-dependent Clp protease proteolytic subunit produces the protein MNSYLQDELLHKLHDDEEENEKDDAKEDPLSKKMMEYFLESRIVLLFEQIEPKVTRRIITQLLFLNAQDPKKEIKMYINSPGGVADDGLAIYDLIKLIDAPVKTIVCGLAASAAAIILVAAKKENRLALPNSRIMIHQPLGGARGSTKDIEISARQIIRLREQLNEILAKETGQPIKQVQEDTNRDYWFTTDEAIKYGMISRQVEKMSAI
- a CDS encoding pyridoxine 5'-phosphate synthase: MKRLGIEIDAIVRMREFGDQSTPDPIHAIAMIEMAGTDGIVYTISEKPSSAEERDLRILRDCIHTHFNLRIPMSEAMVAKAIQARPEMVTLIHAGYPSSPINLLGQESVIQTAVDKLRQGGAVTNILIEPSVDQIKAAVKIGVDYVELYTAHYATADSLAKMEQELENLKTIAMAASKLNLGISASGSLHYGNLRPIMSIEAIEEINIGHSVCARALFVGLDKAIRDVIDIIHA
- a CDS encoding aminopeptidase P family protein, encoding MNYSERIEKLRSRFEKLNVSYFLTIFPPHVHYLTGFTGSNGLCLIGRSSVHFLTDGRYIEQSKQQVQNADIRITGIGQNIFDKLSECKFLPDKSHVGFESMHISFQSHADLVSKLPSCRFLPTQNAIETIARIKDRFEIESLRKAIAITEKTFETIIKEIKPGMTELEIAGRIVWLMRQFGGEREAFETIIAAGARSALPHARPTNAKVQTGEVLLFDFGAVYNGYHADMTRTVVVGRASDLQRRIYGTVKSAVEKAIAAAKPGLPTAEVDRVARSIITEQGYGDYFTHSLGHGIGLEIHEAPLLGRTDTTLLEEGNVVTIEPGIYLPDQFGIRIENDVCITSDGCENLMRLPIDLIEI
- a CDS encoding (2Fe-2S) ferredoxin domain-containing protein, giving the protein MAKYKHHIFICQNTRENGHPRGCCNPENQSTLIKLFKEALTKHGLKDTVRSNRSGCLDQCEHGPTVVIYPDATWYGWVKETDVEEIVQSLAEGRTVERLQIKDSCINSPACEHRKKN